In a genomic window of Candidatus Neomarinimicrobiota bacterium:
- a CDS encoding nuclear transport factor 2 family protein, with protein sequence MNPIRMSRVESAIRIGLKYNEAFNKNDVKALAELITVDCILESSGPTPAGAVYSGKSELTQFWEDFFKVHPGARIELEDISSLGFKCIMRWRYDFPENIGELANLRGIDILELKQGLICKIWSYVKG encoded by the coding sequence ATGAATCCTATACGTATGTCACGTGTTGAATCAGCCATTAGGATCGGTCTTAAATATAACGAGGCTTTCAATAAGAATGATGTGAAAGCCTTGGCAGAATTAATTACTGTAGATTGTATCCTGGAGTCCTCTGGCCCGACTCCCGCAGGGGCTGTTTATTCAGGGAAATCGGAGCTGACTCAGTTTTGGGAGGATTTTTTTAAGGTACATCCTGGTGCTCGTATTGAATTGGAAGATATCAGCAGTCTTGGATTCAAATGCATTATGCGCTGGCGCTATGATTTCCCGGAAAATATAGGGGAACTGGCCAATCTCAGGGGAATAGATATTCTAGAACTAAAGCAGGGTCTGATCTGTAAAATCTGGTCCTATGTTAAAGGGTAG
- a CDS encoding PAS domain S-box protein, which translates to MPLLVVFPLLRITFNDMLKYWRKLLETARFFHLGWLLLASFSVILFILGVWEILEHQIFKKTLEASVIIGLAVRGFLVFVLLGGWTIWIVYHFRIQLVDQLSATESRYRNIVENSADAIITIGEDNRIQSWNKGAERLFGWTANEAIGEAIGIMIPHKLMQSGELLCLAYGITKANEVKNYQTERLDNRGRTIPVNLTESALLSNGKVLGRSQIIRDISELQTIEHQMRQSDRLATVGQLAAGVAHEIGNPLTSISSLVQLLERRMDNPDHIGKLARIRANIERITKIVHELVDFTRPPATDVQTVQINDVVENAVGLMSYDNRSQKIKIELDLSPNLPRIKASPDKLHQVVVNLLVNAFDAMRESGDTIMITTSANTSSVSINVTDNGGGMTPEVLDKIFEPFFTTKDIGKGTGLGLSVSHGIINSMKGSLNVNSTPGEGATFLIEIPKES; encoded by the coding sequence TTGCCCTTATTAGTAGTATTCCCACTTTTGAGAATTACCTTCAACGATATGCTCAAGTATTGGCGCAAATTATTAGAAACAGCACGGTTCTTCCACCTGGGATGGCTCCTCCTGGCAAGCTTCAGTGTTATCCTGTTTATTCTGGGTGTCTGGGAGATACTTGAACATCAGATTTTCAAGAAAACGCTTGAAGCATCAGTCATCATTGGCCTGGCTGTTAGAGGGTTTCTTGTCTTTGTTCTGCTGGGTGGCTGGACCATCTGGATTGTCTATCACTTCCGAATTCAGCTTGTCGATCAGCTTTCAGCCACAGAGAGCCGTTATAGAAATATTGTTGAGAATTCTGCTGACGCCATTATTACCATTGGTGAGGACAATCGCATACAGAGCTGGAACAAGGGCGCAGAACGGTTATTTGGTTGGACGGCCAATGAAGCTATTGGCGAAGCTATTGGAATAATGATTCCTCATAAGCTCATGCAATCGGGAGAGCTTCTCTGTCTGGCCTATGGTATCACCAAAGCCAATGAGGTTAAGAACTACCAAACCGAACGTCTGGATAACCGGGGCAGGACAATCCCCGTAAACCTCACTGAGTCCGCATTGCTTTCCAATGGGAAAGTCCTGGGACGATCCCAGATCATCAGGGATATATCAGAACTTCAAACCATTGAACATCAGATGCGGCAATCAGACCGGTTGGCTACTGTCGGTCAGTTGGCAGCAGGTGTGGCTCATGAAATTGGTAATCCCCTTACCTCTATTTCCTCCCTGGTTCAACTCCTTGAGCGCAGAATGGACAACCCTGATCATATTGGTAAATTAGCCAGAATTCGAGCCAATATTGAGCGTATTACCAAAATTGTACATGAACTGGTCGATTTTACCAGACCACCTGCCACTGATGTACAGACAGTACAAATCAATGATGTCGTTGAAAATGCTGTGGGACTCATGAGTTATGATAATCGAAGTCAGAAAATAAAAATAGAACTTGACCTCTCCCCCAACCTCCCAAGAATTAAAGCCTCGCCTGATAAATTGCATCAGGTCGTTGTGAACCTGCTTGTGAATGCTTTTGATGCCATGCGGGAGAGCGGAGACACAATTATGATCACGACCTCAGCAAATACCTCTTCGGTCTCAATAAATGTGACGGATAACGGAGGTGGAATGACACCTGAGGTTTTGGATAAAATATTTGAACCTTTCTTTACCACCAAAGATATAGGTAAAGGAACAGGTCTGGGACTTTCTGTGAGCCATGGGATTATTAACAGTATGAAGGGCTCGTTGAATGTAAACAGCACACCCGGTGAAGGGGCTACCTTCCTCATCGAAATACCGAAGGAATCATAA
- a CDS encoding sigma-54-dependent Fis family transcriptional regulator: protein MDTSILIVDDEQEIRDSLSEVLTDEGFLTYTAENGAVALEMMKEIHYDIIISDIKMPELDGVTLLQKVKEQAPDTFVILVTSYGSTETAINAMRMGAIDYILKPIDFDELILRIKNIDLHKELLREVRFLRQEISAKYNYEHIIGESIAMKRMYRLIDKVAPSTSTVLVAGRSGTGKELVARAIHARSERAHRPFVAINCGAIPETLFESELFGYKKGAFTGASRDKDGVFKAAAGGTLFLDEVGEIPLQVQVKLLRVIEMREIKPLGSNTIIPINVRIIAATNRDLAKEVEKGSFREDLYYRLNIIEIYLPALSERKDDIPLLVTHFVNKYNNELKRRIIGVDNDAMKNLVNYNWKGEVRELENIIERAVLLSDGDMISLEDLPKRTVESSSSGYPDNLKEASRSFEKKHIVHMLEKCENDKAKVADILGIGLSSLYRKIDDLGIDTESE, encoded by the coding sequence ATGGATACATCTATTCTCATTGTTGATGATGAGCAGGAAATCAGAGACTCTTTGTCCGAAGTATTGACCGATGAAGGATTTTTAACCTATACAGCCGAGAATGGCGCAGTTGCCCTGGAAATGATGAAGGAGATTCATTACGATATCATTATTTCTGATATCAAAATGCCAGAGCTCGACGGTGTCACTCTCCTTCAAAAGGTAAAGGAACAGGCTCCCGACACTTTTGTGATCCTGGTTACTTCGTATGGATCGACTGAGACCGCTATCAACGCCATGCGCATGGGGGCTATTGACTACATCCTCAAACCCATCGATTTTGATGAACTTATTTTGAGAATAAAGAACATTGATCTTCATAAAGAGCTCTTACGAGAGGTTCGCTTCCTGAGGCAGGAAATATCAGCCAAGTACAACTATGAGCATATCATCGGTGAGAGCATCGCCATGAAACGCATGTACAGACTGATTGATAAGGTTGCGCCCTCCACATCAACTGTATTGGTGGCTGGTCGGAGTGGTACAGGTAAAGAACTTGTGGCTCGAGCCATCCATGCTCGTTCGGAGCGGGCTCACAGACCATTTGTGGCTATTAACTGTGGTGCCATTCCTGAAACGCTCTTCGAATCTGAGTTGTTTGGATACAAGAAAGGTGCTTTCACGGGAGCTTCAAGAGATAAAGATGGTGTTTTCAAGGCAGCGGCTGGAGGTACCCTATTTCTGGATGAAGTTGGAGAAATTCCGCTCCAGGTACAGGTTAAGCTTCTTCGAGTAATTGAGATGCGGGAAATCAAACCCCTGGGAAGCAATACGATTATCCCCATAAATGTTCGCATTATCGCAGCGACCAACCGAGATCTGGCCAAGGAAGTCGAAAAAGGCTCATTTCGTGAAGATCTGTACTATAGACTCAACATAATCGAGATTTATCTGCCAGCCCTGTCAGAAAGAAAGGATGATATTCCTCTTCTGGTCACTCATTTTGTCAATAAATACAATAATGAGTTAAAAAGAAGAATCATTGGTGTGGACAATGATGCCATGAAAAATCTGGTGAATTATAACTGGAAGGGTGAAGTAAGAGAGCTGGAGAATATTATAGAAAGAGCCGTACTTTTAAGTGACGGAGATATGATATCTCTGGAAGACTTGCCCAAGCGGACAGTTGAAAGTTCGAGCTCTGGCTATCCAGATAATCTCAAGGAAGCCAGCCGCAGTTTTGAAAAAAAGCATATTGTTCATATGCTCGAGAAATGCGAAAATGATAAAGCCAAAGTTGCCGATATTCTGGGTATAGGATTGAGTAGCCTCTATCGCAAAATTGATGATCTGGGGATTGACACCGAAAGCGAATGA
- the trxB gene encoding thioredoxin-disulfide reductase: MSEQNHKQVIIIGSGPAGLTAAIYAARANLEPIIFEGDQPGGQLTTTNDVENYPGFEEGITGPELMDVMRKQAVRFGAVSKFEYVTAVDFSSKPHKVSVGDKEYTADAVIIATGASARYLGLPSEQKLKGFGVSACATCDGFFYRDKEVFVVGGGDSALEEAGFLTKFASKVYLVHRRDEFRGSKIMRKRVLDNPKVEVLWNTTIDEVLGEPDKGGVVGAILKDTVTGETREQAIDGIFMAIGHTPNTAIFKDQLKTDETGYLITKPDSTATDIEGVFAAGDVRDHVYRQAVTAAGNGCMAALEAERYITEMND, translated from the coding sequence ATGTCAGAACAAAACCACAAACAGGTTATCATCATTGGTTCTGGACCAGCCGGATTAACAGCTGCCATTTACGCGGCGCGAGCAAATCTTGAGCCCATTATATTTGAAGGGGATCAACCCGGAGGTCAGTTAACAACCACGAATGATGTGGAGAATTACCCAGGCTTTGAAGAAGGAATTACTGGACCAGAGCTGATGGATGTCATGCGTAAGCAAGCTGTTCGTTTTGGGGCCGTATCAAAATTTGAATATGTCACTGCAGTCGATTTCTCATCAAAACCGCACAAAGTCAGCGTTGGTGATAAAGAATATACTGCTGACGCAGTGATTATAGCAACTGGCGCGTCTGCCAGATACCTTGGGCTGCCTTCTGAGCAAAAGCTTAAGGGTTTTGGAGTCTCTGCCTGTGCTACTTGTGATGGGTTTTTCTACCGCGACAAAGAAGTATTCGTGGTTGGTGGTGGTGATTCAGCGCTGGAAGAGGCGGGATTTTTAACCAAATTTGCTTCTAAAGTTTATCTGGTACACAGGAGAGATGAATTCCGTGGTTCGAAAATCATGCGCAAACGCGTCCTGGATAACCCAAAAGTTGAAGTCCTCTGGAATACAACTATTGACGAAGTTCTTGGAGAGCCTGATAAAGGTGGTGTCGTCGGTGCCATATTAAAAGACACGGTTACTGGAGAAACCAGGGAACAAGCCATTGATGGTATTTTCATGGCCATTGGTCACACACCGAATACAGCGATTTTCAAAGATCAGCTCAAGACTGATGAAACAGGATATCTCATCACCAAGCCCGATTCAACGGCTACTGATATTGAAGGTGTTTTCGCAGCAGGTGATGTCCGCGATCACGTCTATCGTCAAGCTGTCACAGCAGCAGGCAACGGTTGCATGGCAGCTCTGGAGGCAGAACGCTACATCACGGAGATGAATGATTAA
- a CDS encoding class I SAM-dependent methyltransferase encodes MFISPITVKHIERYRLAGKYISPGSRVLDAACGSGYGSAFLKDCDYVGIDLDGSVLQYARQNYSGVFEQLPIQEVGKLGKFDAIISYETLEHLDDPIVGMAALISTLKPGGCLLLSFPLNHPDDIYHKTIFTPERVDDLFNECFGSRIFKRTNFYQSAILIDDLKRDLSESDEGTLTVLLEEVVD; translated from the coding sequence TATTACAGTTAAACATATTGAACGATATCGCTTAGCTGGGAAATATATTTCTCCTGGATCCAGAGTTCTAGATGCAGCCTGTGGAAGTGGGTATGGCTCAGCATTCCTAAAAGATTGTGATTATGTGGGGATAGACCTGGATGGGTCCGTACTTCAGTATGCCAGGCAAAACTATTCCGGAGTTTTTGAGCAACTTCCCATTCAGGAGGTTGGCAAGCTTGGCAAATTCGATGCAATTATTTCCTATGAGACGCTTGAGCATTTAGATGATCCCATAGTGGGAATGGCAGCCTTAATATCCACTTTAAAACCTGGTGGATGTTTGCTACTCAGTTTTCCCCTAAATCATCCTGATGATATTTACCACAAGACAATATTCACCCCAGAGAGGGTTGACGATCTGTTTAATGAATGTTTTGGTTCACGTATTTTTAAACGAACCAACTTTTACCAGTCAGCCATACTCATTGATGATTTAAAACGGGATTTATCTGAATCAGATGAGGGCACTTTAACCGTACTTCTTGAGGAAGTTGTGGATTAA